In Larimichthys crocea isolate SSNF chromosome XI, L_crocea_2.0, whole genome shotgun sequence, the sequence GTCAACAGTCATAGTATAACAGGTCAGGGTGGTAACTTTATTACTCTCACATATTGTGTGGGTTTGGCCTACAGCTGGATTGCACAACATCTGAACGGTATACTTATTAACCAATATGCTGCATGATATTCAAAACCACATCCTTATTTGTTCAGTTTCGTCTCTGATCCTTATATACAATATGTATCACATCAGCATGTTTCCCCTCCTGTTATCTCTGCTGTGTTCAACATATCCTGTGCTGTGTTATATTGAGGCTGAAATTGCTGCAGTGTTTAGTGTGTGCTTTTCCTCCTGACTTGTGTGAACCTTTGGTTTCATTTGCAGGTCAAACAGAGAGCAGATGAATGCATTCTGGCTCTGGATACACTCATTAAAATCAACTCAGGGATACCAGTGCAAAATGTCctgaaaacacagtttgactGGACGACGCTGGAGGTAACTTTTTTGGCTTTGTGCTctagtttttcttttgaaatgagAACAAGGCAGCAGTGCACATTgttcagcaagaaaacaaagagagtttATAATAAGACAGGAAGTATGTGCCTGGAAGAAACTACTCACAATGCAAGCTGGAGCATGTCAGCaggcttattttttttcttctggatCACAGCATCTCAGGTTCTGAAGTTCAAGATATTTGTATTATATGATATTGCAGCTCTTTGTCTTCAAGGAACTCACAGGggaaaaagaaagcaagagacACAAGAAAAACAGCTTGTAACAGCTTGTAACAGTGTAATCTAACACGACCAACTTTAAGTAAAACtccaaagattaaaaaatgttggTCAAAGAAAACTTGGTAAGATAAAAGTCGTACAACTTTAAAAGAAATGATCAAAATATGATAAAAGTCTCTTTAAAcagtgataaataaaataaaaacttattaCACAGTACCATTTGTGCTGTATTTTTACCTATGTACTGTAGTATTAAAGCCACTTTCAAAGTAGTTTAAAGTTATTCTGTCATTGAGCTGCCCCTGTGACTTTGATAAATATAATGTGGTCATGTGAATTAGAGAGGGATTCTGAACCTGGCATAATTATATGAAAGTGATTAAGCATGACACTGAGTTCATGCATCTACATGAACAGTGGGATAAACTGTGCTCCAAACAGAGTCTTAGGTCTTTAGATCTCACTCGTTCCCATAGTGGTAAACTTTTCACTGTTCTTATCACTCATCATCCATTTTTCTCTTCTGACTGTCAGAACTCGATGGATATGTGCAGGATCGCAGCTGTGGGGCATTCCTTTGGGGGAGCAACAGTGATCGAAGCTCTGTGCAAAGAGGTGAAATTCAAGTACGTGGATTCATACAGTACATCCATCTATCAGCCAGTCTCCTTGACATGAAGCAGGAATATTATCAAATATATGTGAACATTATGAATTCACAGGAAATACTTGCAATCTATCAGtaagtaaagaagaaaaactaaagttaaatgtaaaaatatatattatttgcgTCACTAGTATTAAGTAAGAATTAAAAATCTGGGTCCAAGAGGCTTCTTAAATTCTGACCTGGATCTACAGCAAAGTCTAGCTgacccagatttaactcttctcaaagaacctggatgactgagaaccttcacagactagCATCATAGAATGTCAATTAGAGATATTGCACTAATATGTAtcctctttgtattttttagcATTAATCTTAGAAACACTGAACTCTCTTCCTTCAGGTGTGGCATAGCGCTGGACGCCTGGATGACCCCTTTAGATGACGAACTCTATCATCGCGTCAAACAGCCAATCTTCTTCATCAACTCAGAGAAGTTCCAGTGGGCGGGGAACATCAGTCGCATGAGGAAGCTGGACTCTGCCGTCATCCAGAGGAAAATGATCACTATCAGGTAGAACTGACGCCAAATTCAAATTTGGTCTGTTTCATCCTGATTTTGTGGTAATGTTTACTTTATGTGTATTTCTTCATCAGAGGTACAGTTCACCAGAGTTTTCCAGACTTCACCTTCCTGACTGGCAACTGGATCGGGAAGCTGATGAAGCTGAAAGGAGAGCTTGACCCTGAGCTCGCCATAGACCTTTCCAACAAAGCAACACTAGCCTTTCTGCAACGCCATCTCGGTATGACCAAGAAACTGCTAACCGTACCTGCAtgttatttctttaatttctgtgtTCTGCTGCATTTTTGATGCTCAAAATCTGCTTGGACTTTTGCAGGTCTAGAGAAAAACTTCAATCGGTGGGACCCTCTGATTGACGGACAAGATGAAAATCTCATTCAAGGGACTAATGTCACCGTGCTTCAATCTGCCATCTGATCTGCCTCATATACTGTGAAAATACCCGGGCTGTTTGGCCATGAGCTAAATGGGACTCACTGGGACAGTACTAAAATGTCAAGTTGGGCCCTGGCTGGCATTTCAGGATAGCAATTTGGAGCAGTAATGGATGGGAAAGATAATCTCTACCTCAACATCAGGAAAGATTTGTTATTCTCAAAACTCAGTGGACCAGCGTTTCTTTCATGCAGCTTGGACGTTGCGTACGAGCAGCTGAACACTTCCTCTTTTCACTGTTGAGTGAAATCTTCACTATTACCGGCAATTTCCTAGAGAAAttcttttaatcatttttcatcttGAAGTGTATATAAAACTAACTGAGATTATGTTATTCCACACAAATGCTGCATGTCTCTTTGGATAAATGACTTTCCAGCAGAGGCGAGCTACACTATGATTGCAGTGTGATTACTTGATGAGGCCTTTATGAAGAAAATCCTACCCAATCAATTGGCTACGGATGAGTATGAAAGACTTGTATGATCTTAGATGAATTATTAGCCAAGATAGCACAAAATAATCCTGATTCAACAGAGTACAGCTACATAAGGAAATCATTAAAAGGAATATTAACACTAAAGGGTTAACATGTGGGTCAATAACATGCAACTGCCTTCTGCTTTTATACATTCATAGTCTGGAATATGCCATTTGTACACAACGGAAATCTAATAAATCTGGTTtgtatacaaatacattttgtgccCACTTATTCAAATGGCTTGATCTTTCGGGTTTGTGCACTCCTTAATCATAGGAGGTTAGAAACAAGCTCCAAGGCTATAAACAATGCTTTTGATACTTTTCAAGAAAGACTGAAATGTCAGACTCGTGTGCTTGTATGAACTCGACAGTGCTGTTGCTCAATATGAGAAACAGACTAATTTCTCTGAAAATGTTCTCGGCAGTGATAAGACTATTTCAAACAAGGGGGAAGGAAAATGATGACTTGTCTCAGATctgtaattatatttattgtgcCAACATAAATATATCTTCAACGCATGCATGTATCcacacaaaatacagaaaacttTCTTGAAAACTGCCACGTTTCAGCTGACAaccattcagttttttttatattcaacaaAAGATTCAGTACTTTTCTAAAGAATTATGGAGGCATCTTATCAGAACAGATCGTCTGTAACACAAGGGTGCTGGAAACTGGAAACGAATACTAATAAGCTGTaaaaaggctattttaaactGCTGGTTGTTTTTTCAATAGGAACTATGAAACCAGCCATCGGGCCAAAAGGTAAAGATGACCTGTCAGGTCTATCCAAGAAATCAAGACTGCCATTGAAGActtacagaacaaacacaactaAGAAATTAAATGTACTCCAACCCATCCAAATGAACTAAAAACACAAGTAGTTGAGACATTTCCATTTGTGGTGTCTGATAAAGGCACATGAAAGAAATAGAGGGCGGTCACTCCTCTGGCTGTTGCTTAACATGCCGGGTATCTGCAGAAGCATCATTGATGATCAGAGAGAGATGAATTATCTTTGACAGCTGAGCCTcttgaaaggaaggaaagaaaacagattgtATATCAAAAATCAAGATGAAGTTGTTCTTTAAGGCAGTTTTTTTCTCAACTAAACTAATATTCTATATAATAAGATCAATTATTAATATCACTTACCAAAACTGTCATCAGCAGAAGAAGACGCTTCTTTTTCAAGTTCACCATCGCTGAAATCCTGAAAAATCATCATCAACTAATTCAGAACTCAGACAGAAGTGTGTTTACATGGGCAACTTTGACCTTATTGGGGATGTAATTCTTACAGGATACACAAGAAGCAGATTCAGATTCTATCAGTACCATCATCCTGCCCCTATGTTCTACACCAACATAAATGTTCAGAAACATGGATAAGGTGTTGCAATGCAACCAGAATTCTTCTGAAAAAACAGATCATAAGATACTAGTGTGCATATAAACATTCACAGTGATAGTGATCTCAGTTTATACCGGTACCACATGCGTTTCAGACATCTGAAAAGAAGACCTCTGTGCTGattcttatttgttttaacaGCTACTGTACTGCTCTGCATATagctgcagtattttttttctgcagggcATGAGGTCCCACACAGACAAACTATgtacactgcacacactgacaaacacctGTAACAACTTAAGCCTTGTTTCTAGTACATCCTAATTCACACTGTAATGAGTCTACAGCTACATACATGTTTTATCTTCTATCCATAAGGCAAAGATTTAACACCTTATGGATTTGTAACAAGGCATCACACAGTTACCTGTTCTTGTTCAGGAGGTGTGTGCACCAGCTGCTCTCTGTCCTCCGTTTCAGCTTCTTTTTGTGGGTCTGAAAAAACAAGGAGGAATCAGTTTAATCTTATAAACCAGCAGTGAAATGACGTGGAAATTCATTTACACCATGAATCGGAATGTATGGCTGGCACATTGTTGTTCTGATACCTCTGCAGACGTCCGTCAGACAGATCTCTCTGACAAGACAGGTCACCTCTTCAACCAGGTTGCTCTGCAAAGCAACAGAGACAGCATTCAATCATCACTGATATTTTGGGGGTTTCATTTTAGAATTGTGTTTGATTGATCTCTCTTACCAAATCAGGAAAAGGAGCTGTGCAGGTTTGTGGCTCAGT encodes:
- the pla2g7 gene encoding platelet-activating factor acetylhydrolase isoform X2 codes for the protein MGNTCSNHLGIPPAKGPNAVGCTDFMMDHTVKGTFFRIYYPCQETEKAERPDWVPCKEYFNGLADFMKINRTLSERIFNYLFGSFKIPAFLDAPFKSNEKCPVVIFSHGLGAFRTLYSAVCAELASQGFIVASVEHRDQSASATYYFREKTESERASETSASAQDNLVQEWMYYRSLKHGESEFPVRNKQVKQRADECILALDTLIKINSGIPVQNVLKTQFDWTTLENSMDMCRIAAVGHSFGGATVIEALCKEVKFKCGIALDAWMTPLDDELYHRVKQPIFFINSEKFQWAGNISRMRKLDSAVIQRKMITIRGTVHQSFPDFTFLTGNWIGKLMKLKGELDPELAIDLSNKATLAFLQRHLGLEKNFNRWDPLIDGQDENLIQGTNVTVLQSAI